A window of the Bactrocera neohumeralis isolate Rockhampton unplaced genomic scaffold, APGP_CSIRO_Bneo_wtdbg2-racon-allhic-juicebox.fasta_v2 cluster09, whole genome shotgun sequence genome harbors these coding sequences:
- the LOC126764162 gene encoding ATP-dependent DNA helicase pif1-like translates to MTFLTDFCHFTESKKELIQRVFPDIKQQYNNHDWLSERAILAAKNKDVDDLNATIQNFLPGELFTYKSVDTATNQDDVVNYPTEFLNSLDLPGLPPYNLKLKVGSVVIMLRNINQPRLCNGTRLIVKKLMNNIIEAKIIKGKYKGEDVLIPRIPMIPTDLPFDFKRLQFPVRLAFAMTINKSQGQALQVCRINLEFPCFAHGQLYVACSRVGKPTSLFIYAPQKKTKNIVYQKVLY, encoded by the coding sequence atgacttttctcacagatttctgtcacttcacagaatcgaaaaaggagcttattcagcgtgtttttccggacattaaacaacaatataataaccacgattggctaagtgaacgagcaatattggcagcaaaaaacaaagatgtcgatgatctcaatgctaccattcagaatttccttccaggagagttgtttacgtacaaatcagttgacacggccacaaaccaggatgacgtagtcaactatcctacagaatttttaaattcattggatttgcctggactaccaccatataatttgaaattaaaagtagggtcagttgtcatcatgctgcgtaatattaatcaacctcgactttgcaatggaacgagattgattgtgaagaaactcatgaataacatcatcgaagctaaaataatcaaaggaaaatacaaaggagaggatgtcttaatcccacgaatacctatgattccaacggatttgccatttgattttaagaggttgcaatttcccgtgcgtctggcgtttgcgatgaccataaataaatcgcaaggccaagcGTTGCAAGTTTGTagaataaacttagagtttccctgtttcgcacatggacaattatacgttgcgtgttcgcgtgtcggaaaaccaacatccttatttatttacgcaccgcaaaaaaaaactaaaaatattgtctaccagaaagtactatattaa